The Streptomyces cynarae genome contains a region encoding:
- a CDS encoding helix-turn-helix transcriptional regulator, with amino-acid sequence MARQDLAHYLRDRRAGLRPYEVGLTATGTARRTPGLRREEVAELAHMSVDYYTRLEQARGPRPSARILDALAQALRLTPAERSHLFRLAGSSAPPGTSAVRRVRPHVARMLGRLPETGAIVTDAAYGVIAWNPLAQALLGGDLANGTTNLARRRFLGQGQMRESSSTEEFGHIVVARLRRAADRYPHDPQLTALLAELHASSEEFRQIWATRPIHAPGHRTKTLHHPETGTLRLNCDVLLVPEDDQEVVLITADPGSPTARTLHRLARQTA; translated from the coding sequence GCGGGCCTGCGTCCGTACGAGGTCGGCCTGACGGCGACGGGAACCGCTCGCCGTACACCGGGCCTGCGCCGCGAAGAGGTGGCCGAACTCGCCCATATGTCGGTCGACTACTACACACGGCTGGAGCAGGCCCGGGGACCGCGGCCATCGGCCCGCATCCTGGACGCGCTGGCCCAGGCACTGCGGCTCACCCCGGCCGAGCGCAGCCACCTGTTCCGCCTCGCGGGATCGAGCGCGCCGCCCGGCACCAGCGCCGTGCGGCGGGTACGCCCGCACGTGGCACGGATGCTGGGGCGGCTGCCGGAGACCGGCGCCATTGTCACCGATGCGGCCTACGGCGTCATCGCCTGGAACCCCCTGGCCCAGGCACTGCTCGGCGGCGACCTCGCAAACGGGACGACGAACCTGGCCCGGCGCCGCTTCCTGGGCCAAGGACAGATGCGCGAGAGCTCCAGCACCGAGGAGTTCGGGCACATCGTGGTGGCGCGGCTGCGCCGGGCCGCCGACCGCTACCCGCACGACCCGCAGCTGACCGCCCTGCTGGCCGAACTGCACGCCAGCAGCGAGGAGTTCCGGCAGATCTGGGCAACACGTCCCATCCACGCCCCCGGGCACCGCACCAAGACCCTCCACCACCCCGAGACCGGCACACTGCGGTTGAATTGCGACGTTCTGCTCGTACCCGAGGACGACCAGGAAGTCGTCTTGATCACGGCCGACCCCGGATCGCCTACCGCACGAACCCTGCACAGGCTGGCCAGGCAGACGGCCTGA